In Lautropia mirabilis, one DNA window encodes the following:
- a CDS encoding autotransporter outer membrane beta-barrel domain-containing protein → MWSPVTNPRRLPAFAARRAQFTGRPILALSMAALLTLPALAQASNEMSGGICRKASESFLDQAQGGIQTHMAQIRTRQKQLARASSRDVPRFHNQLQLSDKISGNIPLATRGLQPGTARLLNSAPGKTNVYVRGTLYSINNSSGLGLTTPGTIVGSDQQVNEEVAIGFAAGRIATRKASGTVLSAYMSLQPMRAVMFDMSVSLGMHRARRDFLQSYAGTGLGVSGMSQAISLELNRQPETFHGWSFSPYSRYDLVATQLDATQLDGRGAHSNRSLSSLSLGSVMETDWFGTFGPIQPRLQVEVRHQVTDGNGTVKQRYKTHGIIGLGLTSRLSREMATFAESRYAAESGSATPESLLMLGVRLFF, encoded by the coding sequence ATGTGGTCCCCTGTCACAAACCCGCGTCGTCTGCCGGCCTTCGCCGCCCGCCGGGCACAGTTTACCGGACGACCGATCCTCGCCCTCTCGATGGCGGCGCTGCTGACGCTCCCTGCCCTGGCCCAGGCCAGCAACGAGATGTCCGGCGGCATCTGCCGCAAGGCCTCGGAATCCTTCCTGGATCAGGCCCAGGGCGGCATCCAGACCCACATGGCGCAGATCCGCACCCGCCAGAAGCAACTGGCGCGTGCCAGCAGCCGTGACGTGCCGCGCTTTCACAACCAGCTGCAGCTCTCCGACAAGATCAGCGGCAACATCCCGCTGGCCACGCGCGGCCTGCAACCCGGCACGGCACGCCTGCTCAACAGCGCGCCGGGCAAGACCAATGTCTACGTGCGCGGCACGCTCTACAGCATCAACAACAGCAGCGGCCTGGGGCTGACCACGCCGGGCACCATCGTCGGCAGCGACCAGCAGGTCAACGAGGAAGTGGCCATCGGCTTCGCCGCGGGGCGCATTGCCACCCGCAAGGCCTCCGGCACCGTCCTGTCGGCCTACATGTCGCTGCAGCCGATGCGCGCCGTGATGTTCGACATGAGCGTCTCGCTGGGCATGCATCGGGCACGACGCGACTTCCTGCAGTCCTATGCCGGCACCGGCCTGGGCGTCTCGGGCATGTCGCAGGCCATCAGCCTGGAGCTGAACCGCCAGCCCGAGACCTTCCATGGCTGGAGCTTCTCGCCCTACAGCCGCTACGATCTGGTGGCCACGCAACTGGATGCCACCCAGCTGGACGGTCGTGGCGCGCACAGCAACCGCTCGCTGTCCAGCCTGTCGCTGGGCAGCGTGATGGAAACCGACTGGTTCGGCACCTTCGGGCCGATCCAGCCCCGGCTGCAGGTGGAAGTGCGCCATCAGGTCACCGACGGCAACGGTACCGTCAAGCAGCGCTACAAGACGCACGGCATCATTGGCCTGGGTCTCACCTCGCGGCTGTCGCGCGAGATGGCCACCTTTGCCGAGAGCCGCTATGCGGCCGAATCGGGCAGTGCCACGCCCGAAAGCCTGCTGATGCTGGGCGTGCGGCTCTTCTTCTAG